DNA from Synechococcus elongatus PCC 6301:
ATAGTCCTCATCGGGCTGGATGAAGTAGAGCCCGCGCTGCGGGCGATCGAGGCGGTAGTGAATCGTGATTTCTAGCGATCGCCCAACTTTAGTGGCATTGGGCAGATGAATCCGCAGCTGCTCTCCGTCGTAGTCAAAACGAGCCGATCGCCGGCCAATATTGACCGCTTCAATCTGCTGTTGCACCGCATCCAGTTCCAGCAGTTCAATCCCATCGCGCACGGGCTTGAGACGGATCTGACAGGTTCCCGCCACCTGCTGCTGTTGCAAATCCAGCGTCAGATCTAGCGCAATATGTTCCACCTGCCCCGGGCGATCGGGCACGTAGTGCGGCTTAGCACCAGGCAATTCAAAACTGGGGCGATCGCCGCCATCAAAACCAAGCGAAAAAAAGCGGTGATGCTGGGGCATAGGACAAACTGGGCAGGAGCGCTGGGATCTACTCTAGTTCAGGGCTTGCCTTGCTCCGCTAAACTCTCTTCAGCTCATTTTTAAACCGGCCCAACATGGCAAGCGCACCTTGGGTTTTTGCCTATGGCTCACTGATCTGGCGACCTGATTTTGCTTGGCAGGATCGCCAGCCTGCGGTGCTTCGCGGTTGGAAGCGGCGCTTTTGGCAACTGTCTACAGATCACCGCGGTACGCCCAGCCAACCTGGACGGGTTGTGACCTTGGTTCCAGATGCACAAGCGGAATGCGTAGGAGTAGCGTTTCAGCTCATGGGTGACGTGGGTGCTATCCTCACGGCGCTCGACTATCGCGAGAAAGATGGTTATGACCGTCAAGAACTGGTGATTGAACTGCAGGATCAACGACAGGTCACAGCGATCGTCTACGTTGCGCAAGCTCAGAATCCGCGCTTTGCTGGCCCAACCCCTGTCCCTGCGATCGCTGATCAAGTGCGACGCAGCTATGGCCCTAGTGGCAGTAACGCCGAGTATGTACTGCGACTCGACCAAGCGCTAACAGCTTTGGGCTGGGAAGACCCCCATGTGCGAGCGATCGCCAATCTTGTGGCAGCCTGAGCTCTTCTGAACCTAATCGTTCAAGTCAGCCAGCTTTGCATCAGCCAAAACTAATTTGCATTGCCTTTGAATTTTAAATACAAAACTGAAAACTCTAGGGATTTGATTGACCAGCTCCCAACCCGTTGGGAAGTACCTGTCGATTTTAGGTTGGATGATCTATCACCTGGTTTTCCTCGAAAAACTCAAGCATTACTTTTAAGATAATCCCGAAAAATTCACTTAAGCAAGCTCAAATTCATCAATCAACCAAAATCGTTCTTAGGAGTAATTTTTGCTTAAAAACATTTCCTTAATAAATCAAGTGATCCATTTTTATTTCAGAGAGCTAGCTTATGAGTCAAGGGCGAATCAAAAATTGCTCTTGAGAGTTAAAACACTTAATTGGAGTCTGTCATGTCTCAATTCATTAATTTGATCAACGATCAAAATGCTCAGGAACTTCTAGGCGGAACTACCTACAATCCACCGAGCTATCCTTATCCTTCGTATCCAAAACACAGCTGGTCGGTTAAGCAGTCTGTGTATGCACCAATCAAGTCCGTAGCAGTTAGTAGTTCTGACGCTACAGCATTCAATATTGGTGTTAAAAATCTCTTCAGCCCACAAATTGCTACAGCTACTGCAATTTCTGGAGCTACATCGACAGTTATTGGCGGAACTGTATCTGCCTAAAGTTCAATTAGTGGAAAGCATTCGTAAACTAACAGGAGATAATCATGTCTAAACTCATTAATACTATCGATGACAACCATGCCCAATCCCTTGTGGGAGGGAGTGGTTATTCCATTCCTACGTATCCCAAACATCCTTATCCTAACTACTATGGAAAGCCGTCATCGAGCGTTCAGCAGTCGGTTTCAGCGCCGATTACTTCAATTGCTGGCAGCAGCTCTAATGCACTTGCATTCAATATTGGATCGTTTAACTTGGCGAGTCCTCAAATTGCTAAAGCAACTGCTGTATCCAGTGCCACTTCACTTGTCTATGGTGGGACTGTTTCAGCTTAACTAGGCTGACATAGTGAAATGCTCATTACAGAGTTGATGAGCATTTCATTACTCCTTCACTTTATGAGGAACGAATTGTGAATCAGTGGCTTGAGTCTATCAATGATGATACTGCTCAACAGCTCTTGGGCGGTAAATTCTGGGGGAATAAATGGGGATTATATAAGCCCTCTAAGCCGATCTTAGGAATTGGTCAGAGTGTGACATCTCCAATTCAATCAAGTGCGATTAGTATTTCTAGAGCTACCGCAATTAATATTTCTATATTTAGCAACAATAGTCCTCAGATTGCTACTGCAACATCTATCTCTGGTTCAACTTCTTTTGTAGAGGGTGGAGCAGTTACAGCCTAACCAAAAACTAATTAAAACAATATACTCATTAGACCTATAAATCTACTTGTATTATGAACTTTTAAGTACACATTTAAACTATTTTATTTGCGATTATATTTCTTTAGTTTTATGTCTTGTTGTTCAATGTTGTTTGAGGGCATCGATATGCAAGTTGAATTTGATTTGATTACAGATTTGTCAGATGGGCAAGCTGAGATGGTGACAGGAGCATTATTGCAAACAGCCAATTCAGTAGCAGCAGCAATTGCAAAATCAACTGCGATCGCTCCTACTGGGATTGCAATTAGTGCAGGAACTGTCGCCAATGCACTTTCTATTGCTCAGAATATTGGTGTGAGTACAGTCACATCACCTTCTATACGAGTCCCCATTAACGTAGCTGTCAATCTTTAGCCAGTGCGATCGCAAGTATTTGGACTCTGGAAATTGAGGGTGGGTAATACCACTCTCAATCTCTGATATTTTTCATCCTTCACTCTTAAGTATCGTGAAATATGCATGTATTCGGCAACAAAGTGAAGAGGACTGTGGAGCGGCCTGCATCGCAACAGTTGCAAAATACTATGGCCGTCACTTTGCACTCAATCGAGTACGGGAAATTGTCGGCACAGGTTCGCAGGGAACTTCTCTGTTAGGACTTCGTAGGGGTGCTGAATCTTTAGGATTCAATGCTCGTCAGGTAAGGGCTTCGTTGGAACTCATTGATCATTTAAAAGAAGCACCACTTCCAGCAATCATCCACTGGAAGGGTTATCACTGGGTGATTTTATATGGCCAAAGGGGAAAGCAATATATCATTGCAGACCCAGGGCTTGGCATACGCTACATCAATCGACATGAGTTATTAACTAGCTGGAGTAATGGCGTTATGCTGCTACTTCAGCCAGATAGTGAGAAATTTTACAGTCAAGAAAATGATAAGAATGATAGCTGGATTCGCATTATTCGACGGGTTTGGAACTTTAAAACACTCCTGATTCAAGTTGTCATCATTAATATTGTGATTGGTATTTTGGCACTATCAATGCCACTCATGATGCAGTTTTTAACAGATGATGTCTTGATTAGAAAGGATACACATCTCCTATTCACAGTTGCGATCGCAGTAATTGCGATGAATTTTTTTAGGAATATTATCAATCTAGTTCAATCTCATCTAGTTGGATATTTTGGCCAAAAGCTACAGCTAGATCTCATTTTGGAGTATGGTCATCGACTTCTCCATTTACCCATGGCTTATTTTGATAATCATCGCAGTGGAGAAGTGATTAGTCGAATTGGTGATATTCGGCGAATCAATGATCTAGTCTCAAAAATTGTACTTGGCCTGCCCAGCCAGTTCTTTATTGCCTTGATATCTCTATTCATCATGCTTCGTTACAGCTCAATTTTGACAGCTGCAGCGATTGCCGCATTTTTTGTCGTGACTCTTTTTAATTTAATTTTTCTTCCTTTTTTACGACAAAAAAATAAGCAGCTAATTGCTGAATCGTCCGAGAATCAAGGCTTCCTTGTTGAAACTTTTCGTGGAGCTGTCTTGCTGAAGACAACTCAAGCGATCCATCAAGCATGGGAAGAGTATCAGCAAAACTTTGGCCGACTTTCTTTTTTATCTTGGGGAGCACTCAAGCTAGATATTTATGCCGGAACTACAACCGATTTTCTATCAACTATAACTAATGTTAGTATTCTCTGGCTAGGCAGTAGCTTGGTCATTGATGGCACGCTAAGTATTGGCCAACTGCTAGCCTTTAGTGGCTTTAGTGGTAACTTATTAGGCTTTTTATCTGGAACAGTTGCACTTGCTGACGAATTTTTAATTTCGCAGGTTGTCATTCAACGTTTATCAGAAGTTTTAAGTTCAACCCCAGAGGATACTATCTCCTCTCATAAGCCTTGGATTCAAATTCCTGATGATACTAACATCATCTGCAAGAATGTTACTTTCCACCATCCAGGTCGTGTTGATCTACTGAGGAATTTTGATCTAACAATTCCAGGGGGCCTAGTCACTGCTCTAATTGGGCAATCTGGTTGTGGTAAAAGTACTCTTGCCAAGCTGATTTCTGGCCTCTATCATCTTGACTCTGGAAACATTCAATTTGGCATTTATAACCAACAAGACATTGCTTTAGATTGCTTACGTCAACAGGTTGTTTTGGTTCCTCAAGATGCTCATTTCTGGAGTCGTTCTATTGTCGAAAATTTCAAATTTTCTCATCCCAATACATCATTTGAAAATATAGTTAAAGCTTGTCGAATCACAATGGCAGATGAATTTATCAATGAACTTCCTGACAAATATCAAACCGTATTAGGTGAATTTGGGGCTAATTTATCGGGGGGGCAGAGGCAAAGGCTTGCCTTGGCAAGAGCGATTATCAATAATCCACCTGTCTTGATCCTTGACGAGTCTACTAGCGCTCTTGATCCCGTCATGGAAAGTCAGATCCTTGATAGCCTACTAGCATTTAGAAGAGGTAAAACGACAATTATTATCAGCCACCGGCCACGAGTAATTCAACGTTCTGATTGGATTGCATTCCTTGAGAAGGGAGAATTAAAAGCTCAAGGACGTCCAAATGACCTGAAATCACTTGTTGGTGATCATCTTAAGTTTATTGCCCCTTAATTCCTTTGAATTGAGTTATTTAATCTTGCTGGAGGCTCCCAATGAACGTCAGCGATCAATTAATTAACTGCTATCTAGAAATTGAGAGAAACTACTTAAATGGTCATTTGGAAGCAGCAGAAGAATTATCAGATCAGCTAGTCAAACAACAACCCCAAAATCCTCATTTAAGACTTCTGAGAGGTCACATATACTATAGCCTTGGTGAATTAAAAAAGGCCCGATATGAATATGAGTTGACTAGGGGGTTGACTGCCGATGAAGATTTGATTGAACAGTCACTTAACGGCTTAGAGCGATGCGATAGTCTTCATCCTGACAGAGCTGCTAGCTCAAGCGATGCAACCATTATTTTTCCCCGTCATGCAGTCATTGCTGCTTCCAGTCTTGAGCAGTCTTTCTTAAAGAACCGGGTTGAGGAGGAGACTAGGGATTATCAGCTGACAACTCAAAATGCTGATGAACCGTCTTTGTCTAGTTTTTCTACTCCTACTTCTGATACTGCCAGTGTAATTCAAGTGGTCAGTGATGATGAGATTCCAGAAGATTTACATCTCTTGCAGGCTGATGAGTTTCTTCCCCCTGTTAACCATTGGTTTCAAATTGCAGGTATCAGCTTAGTTCTGGGATTCATTGGGACAATTATTCTTACTTCATTTCTTAAGTATAAAGTCGTTGTTAAGGCACCTGCTCTAATTCGTCCGATTGGGGAAACACGGCTAGTTCAAGCCGCTGTTGAAGGTAAAGTCCGTCAGATTGCTGTTCGTTCTAACCAAGAAGTCCAGCAAGGTGATCCAATTATTGTTATTGATGACTCGCAGCAAATTACCAAGCGAGACCAACTGATTGACAGTATTGCTAAAAATCAACTTAAACTTCAGCAGATTGAGTCTCAAAAAGCTGCGATCGCAGAGGAAATGCTAGCTGAATCCAATAAAGTAGCGCGGGGCATTGATGTGAATCAAGCTGATATTCAAACGGCAGAGGCTAACTTGGCGCTCGCAGCAGATGAATATTCTCGCTATCAAACTCTCTCTAATGCTGGGGCGATCGCTGATCTCTTAGTGCAAGAGAAGCTAGCCAGTTTTCGGGTAGCACAAGCCAATTTGAGCCGCGCGCGCGAGCTAACAGCTCAGACTGAGGAACAGGGTTTAGCCACCCAAGCAAGACTCCGACAGATGCAAGACCAGCTAGCTCAACAAGAATCGGAAACGCTACAACAGATCAAAGTGGAGCAAAAAGAACTCCAACAAATGAATATCAACCTAGCAAATACTGTTGTTCGTGCCCCAATTTCTGGGATTATTCAGTCCATTAACCTGCGCAATCCTGATCAAGTAGTCGGCGTTGGCCAGGAAGTTGCCCGCATTTTTCCAACTCAGAGTGGCTTGACGATTAAAGCATTGGTTCCTTCACAGAACATTTTGCCCGTCGCACTAGGACAACGTGTGCAACTCCGGATTGCCGCCTGCCCCTATCCGGACTTTGGCACCCTTGATGGCAAAGTCCAGGCGATCGCACCCGATTCCGGCGGTTCATCTAGTTCGGCAGCACAGACCAATGAACCCGTTGCCGCGAATAGTCAAGCCTATGAAGTGACGATCAAGCCTGAAGATCGTTCTCTAACTGATGGTCAACGGGTTTGTAAAATCCGTCCTGGGATGGATGCCGAAGCCGACATTATTACCAATGAAGAGACGGTACTCAAATTTATGCTGAGGAAGGCTCGTTTGCTATGGCGATAATTGGCTTCAATTTCTTGAATCAATTATTGAAGCCAATCAAAAATACATATTTAGATGACCTCTAGCTCGAAGTCACGTAAATGTGCACGAAACTTATTGGAAAAGCTCACGAGATAGGGAAAGTTTGCACTAATGGGCTTACCATTCCACTCAGTTAGAATCGCTGCAATTTCGCCTTCCGCGTCTTTTAAGTCAAAGGCTTGATTTCGATGATCAGGATGGTGATACACCACCACTGATTCTTTGACTCGCACGCGATCGCCAACGTTCATAACAGCTTAATGAGGCAGAGACGACAACACAGCTTGAGGCCCAGAGACCTGAGCACTGCTAGAAGCAACCTCTATCTTCCCATAGTCTCTGAGCTTGCTAGCAGAGAGCCATCATTCTGAGGAGCAGGGCCCAAGACTTTAACGATCGCTGGGCCCGACTGGAACACCTAGGTTGGGAGTTGGCTGCGTTGGAGCCGGGACAATCAAGCCAATGCCAGCACCTAAAAGCATGGCAAGGGCTATCGCCCCCAGCCAAGTTCGCCAAGAGAGATTGAAGCTAGGTTCAACCGCTCGATCCACGATCTCAGGAGCTACTACTGTGTCCGCAGGCTTAGGTTCCTGAACGGTGGCGGTGGCGAGTGGCAGCTCCAATGGTGGCGACACAACTGGACTGATTAGGCTCGGTGCGACCTCCGTCAGTTGGCAACAGAATGCTGCCACTGAAATATTGTCGTGTCCGGTCAGCTGGCGGGCGCGATCGATCCAGCGCTGGCCCCAGTCGGCCAACGATAATTCCCCTCGGAGCACAGCACCCACATCTACATGGCCAAGGGTCTCAACCAGACCGTAGTCACTCAGACCATCTGAGCAGAGCAGCAAAATGCCTGGCTCGAGGACGCGAAAGGATTGAACAGGGATCTGCAGTCCCGTCGAAGCCATCACCCCCATCGCCTGGGAGAGGGCAGCCCCTTGCGTTAAGCGCAGGGCCGAACGATAGGCTAGAAAGCCCTGAGTCACTGTCTGAGTAGCGACATCGTGGTCAAGGGTGAGTCGCTCTGTCAGGTGGGGAGTCAACCAATAGGCGCGGCTATCCCCAATGTGGGCGATTGTCAGCTCGGGCTGGGGTCCTGGTGTTTTCAAAGCCAGAACGAGGGTTGTCCCCATGCGGGCTAAGACTTCTGCATCTTGTTGGTTGCGGCTGGCGATCAGATCGTTAATGATCCGCAGGCTGATGCGCAGTTGCTCAGCCAGGCTCTCCACAGGTCGTTCGGGCGCTTGACGATGCTCCAATAGCTGCGGGACTTGGAGTTTAAGACCAGCGATCGCAGTTTGGCTGGCTACTTCCCCACCCACATGACCACCGAGACCATCACAGACCGCAATCCAATCTGGCTGTGGTGATTCGGCAAGGTCGGTTGCTAGGGGATAGCAACTGTCTTCGTTATCGCCGCCGCGCCAGCCGGGGTCAGTCAGGGCGATGGCCTCTACTGTCAAAGACTGCTGCTGGCTGTAGTGCTGCCACGCCTGCCGGAGGATGGCCTGACTCTCGGCTAAATCAGCCTCTGGGGTTTGGAGGCGCTGCACCATTGGGGCGATCGCAGCGGCAGCCTCGGGATGCAACAGCGGCAAGAGGCTCTTGAGGACCTGTCCCAAACGGCGCAAACTGGCTGGCTCAGTCTCTTGGGGATTAGCTATCCCCAGTGGATTCTCATGGTCGTCCAGCAACTCCAGCAGGCGCAACTCACCCGCACAAACGCGGATATTCATCAATTTCAGGACACTACTAGCCACGCCTTGGCAGATCAGGGGCTCCCACAACAGCAGGATCTGCTCAATCCAGTGAATTTGGAGGGCCGTTGAAGCTGTCTTAAGCGCATTGACAAGACTGGGCCAGAGATGACCTTCGCGATTGAGGGGAACGCGCTCGAGCAGAATTGCTGTTTCACCATCCTCTAAGGGCACCAGCGCATAGAGAGTGGGTAGGTGCCGCTGGTGCTCAAACAGCCAGAGGTAGGGTTGCAGAGATTCCGGTAGATGCTCTGGGAGCTGAGGCGGGCGATCAGGATCCAGATCAAACCAAATTTGGGGCGCTACAACTTGATAGCGATCGCTCACCCTCGTTCCTGGGGGCACCTGTGCTGCAGCGGCTCCACTGACCCAAAGAAACCGATTGGCAAGTGGCTCAACTTGACGCGGCAACGTATAGTGCTCTGCGAGAAAATTCTGGGTCATGAACGGCGGCGGGCCGAGGAGCTGGATTCACTGTAGCAGGCTCGTTCAAGGCTGTTTTAGGAAGGGCGATCGCGACTACAAAAGGATTCTGGCCCGCGATCAATCACCTGGCCACCCAAGTCCTGGCAAGCACGTTGCCAAGCCTCATAGTCAGGCAATCCCTGGGCTAAATATTGCCGGAAACGAGGCTCTAACTCTGCCTCACCGACCGTTTCAGCGATCGCCGTGCCATCTTCAGCCACAGCAGCGGCATTGGGACGTTGCTGCGCCAGTTGCTGGATGGATTGCTGGGCCTGCTGGCGCAGAGATTGGGCCTGAGGTTGCCAGTAGGGATGATCACTCAGTGCAAGGAGAGCACGATCGACATCCCACCAACGAGCTTGGCTGAGGGCCGCCTGGGCTTGGGCGATCGCCTGACTGTCCTGTTGCCACTGCTGCTGCCACTGGGCCAAAAGAGCAGAAGCGGTTGGGGTCAGGGGGGTTCCCTCTGGCAGAGACTTCAGCAGTTGTTGGGCAGCTGACCAGTTGCCTGCTAGGAACTGTTGCTCCGCTTCGGTGCGCACTCGTTCGCTCCATTGTTGCGCCGCAGCTTGAGCCTTGGGCGCTTGGCGATCGCTCGTAGGAATCAGTAAGACTAGTTGCAGGGCTTGAGGGTATTGACCGGCAGCCGCTAGCTGTTGCGATCGTTGCCAACGACAGTTGTTGAGTAAGGGCTGAAGGGTTTGGCTATGTTCGAGGGGGGCCAGTTGTTGAAGACAGGACTCAAAGTTGCCTGCCACCAGCGCTTGTCGAGCCGCAGATAGGGCACGTTGCTGCTGCCACTGTTGCCAACCCCACCCAGCAGCTGGAACTGCGATCGCTACAGCAATCAGGCCTATTTGCCAGCGGTACCGAGAAATCGCCATGGTCTTGCTACGCAGATTGCCCACAGGCAGCTTAGCGAGTTCTGAAGCCAATCTGAGCGCTGTCGATCGGGATTGCTATCGGTCTGTACGAGCTATCTCAGATCAAACAATGGCAAGACTGGTGAGGTCGCCCTGAAAACCGGTGATTTCAATCAGGAGATCACGCTCAGCTTGAAACCCAGCTAAGTCATCATTGAAAGCCACAAAAGTTCGCTGCTCGATTTGAAAGGTTGCCGCACCATTGGCCATGAAACGATCAGGCGTCAGCACCGCCACGAGTGACTCTGGGTCGAGGCTGCTCACTGTACCCACGTTACTGATTTCTGTCGCACTGACAGAATTAGGGCCAACCAAGCGATCGCTGCCGATTTGAAAGTCGGTTATCTGATCAAAACCTGATAGTTGTGAATCTGCGATCGCTCGGTAGAGAAACTGATCTTGCCCTGCTCCACCAGTCAATGTATCCGCGCCGAGTTCCCCAATTAGATTGTCATCCCCATTTCCAGCAGTTAGCAAATCGTTGCCGTTAGTACCGATCAGCGTAAAAGCCTCGCTACTACTGAGCTGGTTATCATCATTACCCTTGACGATAGACCGTGCTTCACTGATCGCGATCGCGGTAGCTGGGGAACCGGAACTCACTACAACCTGCTGAGCGATCGCAGTGACTTGAAGAGCGTTGGGCAAACTCGAATCATCACCAGTCACTTGAGCAAGCAAGGCTTGCACGGTTGGCAAAGCGATTGGGTTTTTAGAGAAGTCATAAGCTTCAATTTCCTCAAGGCTATCTAGTGATCTGGTGAATAGATCAGCCACTAGAACTTTATTGAGAAAAGTCTGAGCATCTCGGCTGCCCTCTTCAATCCCCTCAACAATCGCGATCGCTAAATTGGCTAAGCTGAGCCGGCCAGATTCCAACTCTTTGACATAGAAATCTTGACCGATGGGATCAGCGTCGCGGTTCAGAATTGTTTGGAAGAGCGTATTGACAGCCTCAGCGGCAGACAAAGAGCTGAATCGCAAGAAAGACTCTACTGACTCACCAAAGGCTTCAGCGATCGCCCCGTAGTTAAGGGTGCTGAGATTGTCCTGAACGATCACATCCCAAAATTTTTGACCTGCAGGATCTGCTGGCCGACCATAAAAAGCAACATAGAGCTGCTGAGCAGAAGTAATCTTCAGATTAGCCATAATATTTAACTCTCAGAGACTTAAACTTAGAAGAGTCTGGAGACTAGCCCAGAAATAATAAGGCTGGAAATTTTTGGCCGCCTAAATCAATTAAATCCTGTACTTATTGCCAGACTCTAGATCACGACCTCTAGGTTTATTTAGTCACTATTGTTACTTTGGGATAGCTTTTTGAGAAGGTGCAATTTAAGATTAATTTACTGCAACTTTATTGTGCGTTAAATTAATAGTATTAGAGACTAGCTATGATAATAGCCTAAATCAATTTCAGAGATTCTTGGTCAAGATATCCAAAAGATTAGTCAGCAGAATTTACAACCTAGATAGCCCAATCATCCCAAAATTAAAGATTAGACGTAGAGCGTCAATCCCAATTTAGCGAAACGTCTTTGTTAGATGCTGATCGAGCTCCTGATTTTAGCCTCTATAGAACAACCCGCAGTGCATGAGCTAGACGTCATGAACTACGGGTCGATATCTAACATTGCAACGGTTGCTCAGGTTATCTAGCGGCCACCCACAGTGATGGCATCAACCTTGAGGTGGGGCTGGCCCACCGTCACGTAGACGCTGCCGCTGACTGAGCCGCAGAAGCCCGGTGCGAGACCAAGATCGTTCGAGCACATGGAAATGCGCTGCATGATCTCGGTTGCCTCACCAATCAAAGTTGCACCCTTCAGCGGCTTTGTGATGCGCCCATTCTCAATCAAATAAGCTTCATCAACGGCAAAGTTAAACTGACCCGTTGCGCCAACACTACCGCCACCCATCTTCTTGCAGTAGATGCCGCGATCGATTGATCCCAAGAGATCCTCAAAGCGATGAGGTCCCGGGGCAATGTAGGTGTTGCGCATCCGCGAAGCCGCTGCGTAGGTGTAGTTACTCCGGCGACCACTGCCAGTTCGGGGTTGGCCTGTCCGCAGTTCCCCCGCGCGATCAGCGATGAAGTTTTTGAGGATGCCATTTTCGATCAGCAAGGTGCGCTGCACCGGCATGCCTTCGTCATCCATGTCAAGGGTGCCAAAGGCATCGGGCGACAGGCCCTCATCCCAGGCTGTGACACTGCTGTGCGCGATCGCTTCTCCTTTCTTGTCTTTGAACGGGGTGGTACCGCGCTCAATTTGCGTGGTTTCCAGCAAGTGTCCACAGGCTTCGTGGAAAATCACGCCACCAAACTGGTTTGCCAGAATCACCGGATAGGTGCCTGACTCTACAAAATCGGCGTAGAGCATTTGGCCCGCCGACTCTGCGACTTCAGCGGCATCCGCTTCAGAATCCCACGATCGCAAAAAGTCAGGATTGCTCGTGTCTCCCACCCGTTTGCCAATCGAGGCACGGTAGCTGCCATCCGCACAAAGTAGGTTGTAGCCCACGGATTGAGTGAGGCGAATATCTCGCGCAAAGGTCCCATCACTGGCTGCAACCAACACCTCTTGCCAGTCACGAAAATAGGCGGCCCGGCGAGACTGCGCATGCTTCGCCTGTCGTTGCAGGCGATCGCTCGCGGACAGCAACAGATCACCCATCTCCGCCATGGAGCTACAGCGGCTTAGCCACTGATCTTTTTGGCGCAGTTGGCCATAGTCGCGCAGCGGTTCCAGATTGACCGGTGGGACAAGGGATTGCGCACTGGGTAATTGCAGGCCGAGGATCCCTAAAGCTTGTTCGAGCGATCGCTTCAGCCCCTCATAGGACAAGTCATTGGTGCTGACATAGCAATCCGTGGTACCTCGAAACACCCGCACCCCTGCACCACTCGCTAGCCGTGGTGACAGGCTGGTCACTGCATCCTCTTCGACTAGGCAGCTAATGTACTGAACGCGCTCGAGGAAAAACTCGACAAAGCCTGCGCCGGCAGCCCGTCCAAGTCCTAGCAGTTGTGCCAGTGCCGGCGTCCAGCTGCTATCAAAACGCTGGCGATCGCCGGCCGCCAGATCAGCAGCCAACGTTAGGGAAAGGGGCGGTGCAACAACCATGGCAAGCACAAGACTCTAACTTCCGTTCAGTCTAACAACGACTCTTGCTTGGCCTAGAGGGACAGTTTGACGAGGGACTCGCACGGCTCTGTTGAAAGGGAGGAGCCTGCGATAATCAAGCGACGTGACTGTCTCCCTGTCGCAAATTTATG
Protein-coding regions in this window:
- a CDS encoding TldD/PmbA family protein; translation: MVVAPPLSLTLAADLAAGDRQRFDSSWTPALAQLLGLGRAAGAGFVEFFLERVQYISCLVEEDAVTSLSPRLASGAGVRVFRGTTDCYVSTNDLSYEGLKRSLEQALGILGLQLPSAQSLVPPVNLEPLRDYGQLRQKDQWLSRCSSMAEMGDLLLSASDRLQRQAKHAQSRRAAYFRDWQEVLVAASDGTFARDIRLTQSVGYNLLCADGSYRASIGKRVGDTSNPDFLRSWDSEADAAEVAESAGQMLYADFVESGTYPVILANQFGGVIFHEACGHLLETTQIERGTTPFKDKKGEAIAHSSVTAWDEGLSPDAFGTLDMDDEGMPVQRTLLIENGILKNFIADRAGELRTGQPRTGSGRRSNYTYAAASRMRNTYIAPGPHRFEDLLGSIDRGIYCKKMGGGSVGATGQFNFAVDEAYLIENGRITKPLKGATLIGEATEIMQRISMCSNDLGLAPGFCGSVSGSVYVTVGQPHLKVDAITVGGR